A window of Sebastes umbrosus isolate fSebUmb1 chromosome 3, fSebUmb1.pri, whole genome shotgun sequence contains these coding sequences:
- the LOC119484918 gene encoding chymotrypsin-like elastase family member 2A, giving the protein MCLGKHHMNSSMDVPSAQECYKVDGIIRHEGFVYEQDRTDITNDIALVHLAKPVNMTREISPICLPKPGTVMPGGTPCFVTGWGDEKGNLFPRVSEKLNQAALPVIDFQTCSKPAYWWDTLRPSMICAGYGSPDELKSACQGDSGGPFACVAAGMNTTWEVHGVVSFGPQGCIKDKKPSVFTRVSAFSDWISNNIKKFIYESGKTH; this is encoded by the exons ATGTGTCTGGGGAAGCACCACATGAACTCCTCCATGGACGTTCCCTCGGCACAGGAATGCTATAAGGTGGACGGTATCATCCGCCATGAGGGGTTCGTGTATGAGCAAGATCGCACTGACATCACCAATGACATAGCCCTGGTGCATTTGGCTAAACCCGTCAATATGACGAGGGAGATCAGCCCCATCTGCCTGCCCAAACCTGGGACTGTGATGCCTGGTGGGACGCCCTGCTTCGTCACCGGCTGGGGAGACGAGAAAG GTAACCTGTTCCCCAGAGTGTCAGAAAAGCTGAATCAGGCCGCCCTTCCTGTTATTGACTTCCAGACCTGCAGTAAGCCTGCTTACTGGTGGGACACCCTCAGACCCTCCATGATCTGTGCTGGTTATGGGTCCCCAGATGAGCTCAAGTCAGCCTGCCAG GGCGACTCTGGAGGTCCTTTTGCCTGCGTGGCCGCCGGAATGAACACGACCTGGGAGGTGCACGGCGTCGTCAGTTTCGGACCTCAAGGCTGCATCAAAGACAAGAAACCCTCAGTATTCACCCGTGTCTCTGCCTTCAGTGACTGGATCAGCAACAACATCAAGAAGTTTATATATGAAAGTGGCAAAACCCACTAA